A portion of the Corynebacterium heidelbergense genome contains these proteins:
- a CDS encoding glycosyltransferase family A protein: MSQSQPHICVVIPVLNDAPLLRTCLHALAKQTLPATRIIVVDNGSTDNIREVTEAAIHRGLPLSVIQEPKKGIPFAAARGYDAALRLAAGPVPAHCPSGLSSSSLGTPPTPRLIILRCDADSTPAPTWIERHCRTLQAQAERGSRRIIAVTGVPQFPTRPGWLGRAIGAAYIGSYQLSCGSALGHPALYGSNFAMDGALWAQARERVHLSKWVHDDYDLSFQVLPGQTIAVDWGSAMPVSWRAAVTPRRVARQVVQTFVTLGYNWRVENPGERLRSRMRELGRMESR, translated from the coding sequence CATTCCCGTCCTCAATGATGCTCCCCTGCTGCGCACATGCCTGCACGCCCTGGCGAAACAAACCCTCCCCGCGACCCGCATTATCGTCGTGGACAATGGATCCACCGACAACATTCGCGAAGTCACCGAGGCCGCCATTCATCGCGGCCTGCCGTTGAGTGTCATCCAGGAGCCAAAAAAGGGCATTCCCTTCGCCGCGGCTCGCGGATACGATGCCGCCCTCCGCCTCGCCGCCGGTCCCGTTCCTGCCCACTGCCCGTCCGGTCTTTCTTCTTCGTCCTTGGGGACGCCCCCAACCCCGCGCCTCATCATCCTGCGCTGCGATGCCGATAGCACCCCCGCCCCCACGTGGATCGAGCGCCACTGCCGGACCCTCCAAGCCCAGGCCGAGCGGGGATCCCGCCGAATCATCGCCGTCACCGGGGTACCCCAGTTCCCCACCCGACCGGGGTGGCTCGGACGCGCCATCGGCGCGGCGTATATCGGGTCCTATCAACTGTCCTGCGGTTCCGCCCTGGGCCACCCCGCCTTGTACGGGTCGAACTTCGCCATGGATGGGGCCCTGTGGGCCCAGGCCCGTGAGCGGGTGCACTTGAGCAAGTGGGTGCACGACGATTACGACCTGAGCTTCCAGGTACTCCCCGGGCAAACGATCGCCGTGGACTGGGGTAGTGCCATGCCCGTGTCCTGGCGGGCGGCCGTGACGCCCCGGCGAGTGGCCCGGCAGGTGGTGCAGACCTTCGTGACCCTCGGTTACAACTGGCGGGTGGAGAACCCGGGGGAGCGGCTCCGGTCTCGCATGCGTGAGCTGGGGAGGATGGAATCGCGATGA
- a CDS encoding lycopene cyclase domain-containing protein, whose amino-acid sequence MNWLYLLSVVVSAGCMATVDHRWKLCMFDERYGVGRTLVGIGGIFVLLFAADCVGIRWDVFHKGDSPYMSHVQLFPHMPLEEIFFLLFLGYFTLIIVSAADRLLGREGSDA is encoded by the coding sequence ATGAACTGGCTATACCTGCTCAGCGTTGTGGTCAGCGCCGGGTGCATGGCGACCGTGGACCACCGGTGGAAGCTGTGCATGTTTGACGAGCGGTACGGGGTGGGCCGAACCCTGGTCGGGATCGGCGGGATCTTCGTGCTGCTGTTCGCGGCCGATTGCGTGGGCATCCGGTGGGACGTGTTCCACAAGGGGGATTCCCCGTACATGAGCCACGTTCAACTGTTCCCGCACATGCCCCTGGAGGAGATCTTCTTCCTCCTGTTCCTGGGGTACTTCACACTCATCATCGTGAGTGCGGCGGATCGGCTGCTGGGAAGGGAGGGGTCAGATGCCTGA
- a CDS encoding lycopene cyclase domain-containing protein, producing MPEYVLLAGAVLVASGMIFCVSTGMSAARHGHQEWSRRVRAAAVGAAVLLVITAVFDNIMIGVGFVTYREEALAGLRLGYVPVEDFSYSIAAALLAAAMLPTRRA from the coding sequence ATGCCTGAGTATGTTCTTCTGGCCGGCGCGGTGTTGGTGGCGTCCGGAATGATTTTCTGCGTAAGCACCGGAATGTCGGCGGCGCGGCATGGGCACCAGGAATGGAGCAGGCGCGTGCGGGCCGCAGCGGTGGGGGCCGCGGTGCTGCTGGTGATCACCGCAGTGTTCGACAACATCATGATCGGGGTGGGCTTTGTCACCTACCGGGAGGAAGCGCTCGCCGGGCTGCGGCTGGGGTACGTGCCCGTGGAGGATTTTTCTTACTCCATAGCAGCGGCCCTCCTCGCAGCAGCGATGCTGCCGACAAGAAGGGCCTAG